One Helianthus annuus cultivar XRQ/B chromosome 7, HanXRQr2.0-SUNRISE, whole genome shotgun sequence genomic region harbors:
- the LOC110868690 gene encoding probable calcium-binding protein CML46 yields the protein MSFLIVKFIQYFILQLVLTRVTELLKFISTFNSWVHRFYLQHSKNQVEKPTHDSRLSSSHLSFTNKTTDDDSVRGDDLELLITELGVFSHPGGEKLPEVLNSMYIFNIFEAEQPRLNEVKEAFDVFDENKDGFIDAGELQRVLCVLGLKGSADMGDCRKMIRAFDANADGRIDFGEFVKFMENTLC from the coding sequence ATGAGTTTCTTGATAGTTAAATTCATCCAATACTTCATATTGCAACTTGTTTTAACCCGGGTCACTGAACTCTTGAAGTTTATCTCAACATTTAATTCTTGGGTCCATCGGTTTTACCTTCAACACTCCAAGAATCAAGTTGAGAAGCCAACCCATGATTCAAGATTGTCAAGCTCACACCTTTCTTTCACTAACAAGACCACCGATGATGACAGTGTCCGAGGCGATGATTTGGAGCTATTGATCACGGAATTAGGTGTTTTTTCCCACCCTGGAGGTGAAAAGCTGCCGGAGGTGTTGAATTCTATGTATATTTTCAATATTTTTGAAGCGGAACAACCAAGATTGAATGAGGTGAAAGAAGCTTTTGATGTTTTTGATGAGAACAAAGACGGGTTTATTGATGCAGGGGAGTTGCAAAGAGTTCTTTGTGTTTTAGGATTGAAGGGAAGTGCGGATATGGGAGATTGTAGGAAGATGATCAGAGCGTTTGATGCGAACGCCGATGGTCGGATAGATTTTGGGGAGTTTGTGAAGTTTATGGAGAACACTTTGTGTTGA
- the LOC118480277 gene encoding glutathione S-transferase T3-like: MPDMAGYASYIGNRVFTNFPHTDDSIPTPFSQSPIDLSPTSIDLSQNESVPETQPPNDGPSASKPIKKRSYKKKPEADKVVETAKRKQQKWVVAEEVALSRAWCQQSQHSTLGNSQHRTTLWESVSRVFHEEMGRDAYRENDSLSSKWSEISTQLTKFSGFLNKAKQNPKSGETEADILTNAVVTFKSNVGTDFR, from the exons ATGCCCGACATGGCGGGTTATGCATCGTATATCGGGAATCGTGtgtttactaacttcccacacaccgaCGATTCGATACCTACCCCGTTTTCACAATCGCCCAtcgacctttcaccaacctccatcgacctttcacaaaacgaatccgttcccgaaactcaaccacccaatgATGGTCCTTCTGCatcgaaacccatcaaaaagagaaGTTATAAGAAAAAACCCGAGGCAGATAAAGTAGTTGAAAccgccaaacgaaaacaacaaaaatgggtcgTTGCTGAAGAAGTTGCATTGTCGAGGGCTTGGTGTCAACAATCTCAACATtcaactttag gaaattcgcaACATCGAACCACCCTGTGGGAATCGGTTAGTAGAGtattccatgaagaaatgggAAGGGATgcttatcgtgaaaacgatagcttatcctcaaagtggagcgagataagcacccaacttacaaaatttagtggttttttaaataaagcaaagcaaaaccctaaaagtggtgaaaccgaagccgacattTTGACAAATGCAGTGGTCACATTCAAATCAAATGTGGGgaccgacttcc GGTGA